A single region of the Neotabrizicola shimadae genome encodes:
- a CDS encoding flavin reductase family protein produces MTAQTAFTDDPTPGDFRHAMRAMVGNCSLITAGAGDRASGLVVTSAISLSAEPPLLLACVNRSSSSLPLLSEFGCFGLSSLGAAHQAVAERFSGFAGVKGAARYEGAEWETAVTGARLLKGAPAAFDCTVDEMIERATHCILIGRVRAIRTAPEAGALMYWHGTYRPMPG; encoded by the coding sequence ATGACGGCGCAGACAGCATTCACCGACGACCCGACGCCCGGCGATTTTCGCCATGCGATGCGGGCGATGGTAGGCAATTGCAGCCTGATCACCGCGGGCGCGGGCGACCGCGCCTCGGGCCTCGTGGTGACATCGGCCATCTCGCTTTCGGCCGAACCGCCCCTGCTTCTGGCCTGCGTGAACCGGTCTTCGTCCAGCCTGCCGTTGCTGTCGGAGTTCGGTTGCTTCGGCCTGTCCTCGCTAGGCGCCGCACATCAGGCGGTGGCCGAGCGATTTTCGGGCTTTGCCGGGGTGAAGGGCGCGGCGCGCTATGAGGGCGCCGAATGGGAGACTGCCGTGACCGGCGCGCGGCTTCTGAAAGGCGCGCCGGCGGCCTTTGACTGCACCGTGGACGAGATGATCGAGCGCGCCACGCATTGCATCCTCATCGGCCGGGTGCGCGCCATCCGCACCGCGCCAGAGGCCGGGGCGCTCATGTACTGGCACGGCACCTATCGCCCGATGCCGGGCTGA